The following are encoded in a window of Streptomyces sp. Go-475 genomic DNA:
- a CDS encoding DJ-1/PfpI family protein, whose translation MQIAIVLYDRFTALDAVGPYETLGRIPDAETVFVAEESGPVRNDSGNLALTADRALADVPHPDIIVVPGGPGPLPLAADGPLLTWLRTADATSTWTTSVCTGSLLLAAAGLLRGRRATSHWLALEELRRRGAEPTGERVVTDGKYVTAAGVSSGIDMGLTLLGRIAGDTHAQIVQLATEYDPQPPYDAGSPEKAPAHVVELLRSHAGLTLT comes from the coding sequence ATGCAGATCGCCATCGTCCTCTACGACCGCTTCACCGCCCTCGACGCCGTCGGCCCCTACGAGACCCTCGGCCGGATCCCGGACGCGGAGACGGTCTTCGTCGCCGAGGAGTCCGGCCCGGTGCGGAACGACTCGGGCAACCTCGCGCTCACCGCCGACCGGGCCCTGGCGGACGTACCGCACCCCGACATCATCGTCGTCCCCGGCGGCCCCGGCCCCCTCCCGCTGGCGGCCGACGGGCCCCTGCTCACCTGGCTGCGCACCGCCGACGCCACCAGCACCTGGACGACGTCCGTGTGCACCGGCTCCCTGCTGCTCGCCGCCGCCGGACTCCTCCGGGGCCGCCGCGCCACCTCCCACTGGCTGGCCCTGGAGGAGCTGAGGCGCCGCGGCGCCGAGCCCACGGGGGAGCGGGTCGTCACCGACGGCAAGTACGTCACCGCGGCCGGCGTCTCCTCCGGCATCGACATGGGACTGACTCTCCTCGGCCGCATCGCCGGCGACACCCACGCGCAGATCGTCCAGCTCGCCACCGAGTACGACCCGCAGCCGCCCTACGACGCCGGATCGCCCGAGAAGGCCCCCGCGCACGTCGTCGAACTGCTCCGGTCGCACGCCGGCCTCACCCTGACGTAG
- a CDS encoding enoyl-CoA hydratase/isomerase family protein, whose product MEPQVQYSVADSVATVVIRHPRKRNAMTAAMWRALPPLLAQAAGDPAVRALVLTGEGGTFCAGADISTLRGSPEEAQGLAVRAEEALAAFPKPTVAAIRGHCVGGGAQLAAACDLRFAEKGALFGVTPAKLGIVYPASSTRRLVSLVGPATAKYLLFSGELIDTTRALRTGLVDEVLPKGELGKRVAEFTRILVSRSQLTQAAAKEFADGRTDRDAHWAGQARASGDTAEGVAAFLERRQPRFGWSVPTSG is encoded by the coding sequence ATGGAACCGCAGGTGCAGTACAGCGTCGCCGACTCGGTGGCGACGGTCGTCATCCGCCATCCGCGGAAGCGCAACGCCATGACGGCCGCGATGTGGCGCGCCCTGCCGCCGCTGCTGGCTCAGGCGGCGGGCGATCCGGCCGTGCGGGCACTGGTGCTGACCGGCGAGGGCGGGACGTTCTGCGCCGGGGCCGACATCTCGACGCTGCGGGGCTCGCCGGAGGAGGCTCAGGGGCTGGCCGTGCGGGCCGAGGAGGCGCTCGCCGCGTTCCCCAAGCCGACCGTGGCGGCGATCCGCGGTCACTGCGTGGGCGGCGGGGCACAGCTCGCGGCGGCCTGTGATCTGCGGTTCGCCGAGAAAGGCGCGCTGTTCGGGGTGACGCCCGCGAAGCTCGGCATCGTCTACCCGGCGTCCTCGACCCGGCGCCTGGTGTCCCTGGTGGGGCCGGCCACGGCCAAGTACCTGCTGTTCTCCGGCGAGCTGATCGACACGACGCGGGCGCTGCGCACCGGCCTCGTCGACGAGGTGCTGCCCAAGGGTGAACTCGGCAAGCGGGTCGCCGAGTTCACCCGGATCCTGGTGTCCCGTTCACAGCTGACCCAGGCGGCGGCCAAGGAGTTCGCGGACGGGCGTACGGACCGGGACGCGCACTGGGCCGGGCAGGCGCGCGCGAGCGGCGACACCGCGGAGGGTGTCGCCGCGTTCCTGGAGCGCAGGCAGCCGCGGTTCGGCTGGAGCGTGCCTACGTCAGGGTGA
- a CDS encoding ATP-binding protein yields the protein MDDDGRGFGPRPEGGAAPLGPGPVDPLPYEGVWRFTAPAVDASVPQARHAVRDLLLRQGVPVSDDLAQGLLLIVSELVTNAVKHAAVLSPTIAVEVAVGAEWIRVAVEDNHPYRPTALEADHGRTGGRGLLLVREITHEAGGACEVEYTASGGKVIWAALPLKPARYS from the coding sequence ATGGACGACGACGGGCGCGGGTTCGGCCCACGCCCAGAGGGCGGCGCGGCGCCCCTCGGCCCCGGGCCCGTGGATCCGCTGCCGTACGAAGGGGTCTGGCGCTTCACCGCACCCGCGGTCGACGCCTCGGTGCCGCAGGCGCGGCACGCCGTACGGGACCTGCTGCTGCGTCAGGGGGTGCCCGTCTCGGACGACCTGGCCCAGGGGCTGCTGCTGATCGTCTCGGAACTGGTGACGAACGCCGTGAAGCACGCGGCCGTCCTGTCGCCGACGATCGCCGTCGAGGTGGCCGTCGGCGCCGAGTGGATCCGCGTGGCCGTGGAGGACAACCACCCCTACCGGCCGACGGCCCTGGAGGCCGACCACGGCCGGACCGGCGGCCGCGGACTGCTCCTCGTCCGCGAGATCACCCACGAGGCGGGCGGCGCCTGCGAGGTCGAGTACACCGCGAGCGGCGGCAAGGTGATCTGGGCCGCCCTGCCGCTCAAACCCGCGCGCTACTCCTAG
- the idi gene encoding isopentenyl-diphosphate Delta-isomerase: MPITPATATHSPSNGAADAILLELVDEDGVTIGTAEKLAAHQPPGQLHRAFSVFLFDEYGRLLLQQRALGKYHSPGVWSNTCCGHPYPGEAPFAAAARRTFEELGASPSLLAEAGTVRYNHPDPESGLVEQEYNHLFVGMLQAVLRPDPEEVASTAFVTPPELAERHAKDTFSSWFMTVLDAARPAIRELTGPSAGW; this comes from the coding sequence ATGCCGATCACACCTGCCACCGCGACGCACAGCCCGTCGAACGGCGCCGCAGACGCGATTTTGCTGGAACTGGTCGACGAGGACGGCGTGACGATCGGCACGGCGGAGAAGCTCGCCGCCCACCAGCCGCCCGGCCAACTGCACCGCGCGTTCTCGGTGTTCCTCTTCGACGAGTACGGCCGGCTGCTGCTCCAGCAGCGCGCCCTGGGCAAGTACCACTCCCCCGGTGTGTGGTCCAACACCTGCTGCGGCCACCCGTACCCCGGGGAGGCGCCCTTCGCGGCGGCGGCGCGGCGGACGTTCGAGGAGCTCGGCGCCTCCCCGTCCCTGCTGGCGGAGGCGGGCACGGTCCGCTACAACCACCCCGACCCGGAGTCGGGCCTGGTGGAGCAGGAGTACAACCACCTCTTCGTCGGCATGCTGCAGGCCGTGCTGCGGCCGGACCCGGAGGAGGTGGCGTCGACGGCGTTCGTGACCCCGCCGGAGCTGGCGGAGCGGCACGCCAAGGACACCTTCTCGTCCTGGTTCATGACCGTCCTGGACGCGGCCCGGCCGGCGATCAGGGAGCTGACGGGCCCGTCGGCCGGCTGGTGA
- a CDS encoding cation diffusion facilitator family transporter, which produces MGAGHDHGHAHGAAAGGTATSAYRGRLRVALAITLGIVVVQIVGGVLADSLALVADSAHMATDALGLGMALLAIRFANRPPSDRATFGYARAEILAALANCLLLLGAGGYVVYESVQRFITPAHTEGRLTVVFGVIGLVANLVSLSLLMRGQKESLNVRGAFLEVAADALGSVTVIVSAVIIMLTGWQAADPIASLVIALMIAPRTWKLLRETLDVLLEAAPKGVDMAEVRAHILATEGVEDVHDLHAWTITSGMPVLSAHVVVSSEALSAIGHEKMLHELQGCLGDHFDVEHCTFQLEPGGHAEHEAHLCH; this is translated from the coding sequence ATGGGGGCAGGGCACGATCACGGGCACGCGCACGGCGCGGCGGCCGGCGGTACGGCGACCTCGGCGTACCGCGGCCGGCTGCGGGTCGCGCTGGCGATCACGCTCGGCATCGTGGTCGTCCAGATCGTCGGCGGTGTCCTCGCCGACTCGCTCGCGCTCGTCGCGGACTCGGCGCACATGGCGACCGACGCCCTGGGCCTGGGCATGGCGCTGCTCGCGATCCGCTTCGCGAACCGCCCGCCCAGTGACCGGGCCACCTTCGGCTACGCCCGCGCCGAGATCCTCGCCGCCCTGGCCAACTGCCTGCTGCTGCTCGGGGCCGGCGGGTACGTCGTCTACGAGTCGGTCCAGCGCTTCATCACGCCGGCCCACACCGAGGGCCGGCTGACCGTGGTGTTCGGTGTGATCGGACTGGTGGCCAACCTGGTGTCGCTGTCGCTGCTGATGCGCGGGCAGAAGGAGAGCCTGAACGTGCGCGGCGCGTTCCTGGAGGTGGCGGCCGACGCCCTCGGCTCGGTCACGGTGATCGTCTCGGCCGTGATCATCATGCTCACGGGCTGGCAGGCCGCCGACCCGATCGCCTCGCTCGTCATCGCCCTGATGATCGCGCCCCGGACGTGGAAGCTGCTGCGCGAGACCCTCGACGTGCTGCTGGAGGCGGCGCCCAAGGGCGTCGACATGGCGGAGGTACGGGCCCACATCCTGGCGACGGAGGGCGTGGAGGACGTCCACGACCTGCACGCCTGGACGATCACCTCCGGCATGCCGGTGCTGTCGGCGCACGTGGTGGTCAGCTCGGAGGCGCTGAGCGCGATAGGCCACGAGAAGATGCTCCACGAGCTGCAGGGCTGCCTCGGTGACCACTTCGACGTGGAGCACTGCACCTTCCAGCTGGAGCCGGGCGGGCACGCCGAGCACGAGGCGCACCTCTGCCACTGA
- the galE gene encoding UDP-glucose 4-epimerase GalE: MTWLITGGAGYIGAHVARAMTEAGESVVALDDLSAGVPARLPSGVPLIEGSSLDGDLLKRVFAEAGVTGVVHLAARKQVAESVAQPTRYYRENVGGLVTLLDAVAEAGIERFVFSSSAAVYGDPGVDLITEETPCAPVNPYGETKLAGEWLVRAAGRAHGISTVCLRYFNVAGAAAPELADTGVFNIVPMVFDRLTRDEAPRIFGDDYPTPDGTCIRDYIHVADLAEAHLAAARRLAGGGRAGDLTVNIGRGEGVSVRELITVIGEVTGDRRPPVVEGRRPGDAPRAVASAARAAEELGWTARRGVREMAESAWRGWLLHHGSGNGS, from the coding sequence ATGACTTGGCTGATCACCGGCGGGGCCGGCTACATCGGGGCCCACGTGGCCAGGGCCATGACGGAGGCCGGCGAGTCCGTCGTCGCCCTGGACGACCTCTCGGCCGGGGTGCCCGCCCGGCTGCCGTCCGGCGTCCCGCTGATCGAGGGCTCGTCGCTCGACGGGGACCTGCTGAAGCGGGTGTTCGCGGAAGCCGGCGTGACGGGTGTGGTGCACCTCGCGGCGCGCAAGCAGGTCGCCGAGTCGGTGGCGCAGCCGACCCGGTACTACCGGGAGAACGTCGGCGGTCTGGTGACCCTGCTGGACGCGGTCGCCGAGGCGGGGATCGAGCGCTTCGTGTTCTCCTCGTCGGCGGCCGTGTACGGCGACCCGGGTGTGGACCTGATCACGGAGGAGACGCCCTGCGCCCCGGTGAACCCGTACGGCGAGACCAAGCTCGCCGGGGAGTGGCTGGTGCGGGCGGCGGGCCGGGCGCACGGGATCTCCACCGTCTGTCTGCGGTATTTCAACGTGGCGGGCGCGGCGGCGCCGGAGCTGGCGGACACGGGCGTGTTCAACATCGTCCCGATGGTCTTCGACCGGCTGACCCGCGACGAGGCGCCGAGGATCTTCGGCGACGACTACCCGACCCCGGACGGCACGTGCATCCGTGACTACATCCACGTCGCCGACCTGGCCGAGGCGCATCTCGCGGCGGCCCGGCGGCTCGCCGGGGGCGGTCGCGCCGGTGATCTGACGGTCAACATCGGGCGCGGCGAGGGCGTCTCGGTGCGCGAGCTGATCACGGTCATCGGCGAGGTGACCGGTGACCGGCGCCCTCCGGTCGTCGAGGGGCGCCGCCCCGGGGACGCGCCCCGGGCGGTCGCGTCCGCCGCGCGGGCGGCGGAGGAGCTCGGCTGGACCGCCCGGCGCGGGGTGCGCGAGATGGCCGAGTCGGCGTGGCGGGGCTGGCTGCTGCACCACGGCTCCGGAAACGGCTCCTGA
- a CDS encoding DUF5941 domain-containing protein — protein sequence MSTAILTGQPVPGSSIEGDLRSLGFDVRTAADAAEAETLLAEVPFEERVALVDARFVGHVHALRLGLTDPRFPLAAIPGAVTAQPAGRQALTRAMARENSAGAGTTLVGSLADRILTALDADGTDVHRPELGSLVAAVPADPQARNEARQAVADVDDEAVRLKSAVKARDGFFTTYCVSPYSRYIARWCARRGLTPNQVTTASLLTALIAAACAATGTRGGFVAAGVLLIASFVLDCTDGQLARYSLQYSTLGAWLDATFDRAKEYAYYAGLALGAARGGDDVWALALGAMVLQTCRHVVDFSFNEANHDATANTSPTAALSDKLDSVGWTVWVRRMIVLPIGERWAMIAVLTAATTPRITFYALLIGCAFAATYTTAGRVLRSLTRKARRTDRAARALADLADSGPLAAGLASVLRRLPAKGPLGARAFVALPGAALVVLAAALEGYGSALPVALAALYVLTSAAAVALPLKGALDWLVPPLFRAAEYVTVLVLAAKADVNGALPAAFGLVAAVAYHHYDTVYRIRGNAGAPPAWLVRSLGGHEGRTLLVTVLAALLTASQFTVALTALAVAVALVVLVESIRFWVSAGAPAVHDEGEPA from the coding sequence TTGTCGACCGCCATCCTCACCGGTCAGCCGGTCCCCGGATCGTCGATCGAGGGCGACCTGCGGTCCCTCGGGTTCGACGTGCGGACCGCGGCCGACGCCGCCGAGGCCGAGACGCTGCTCGCCGAGGTGCCGTTCGAGGAGCGGGTCGCCCTGGTCGACGCCCGGTTCGTGGGCCATGTGCACGCGCTGCGCCTCGGCCTCACCGACCCCCGCTTCCCGCTCGCCGCGATCCCCGGCGCCGTCACCGCCCAGCCGGCCGGCCGCCAGGCCCTGACCCGGGCGATGGCCCGCGAGAACTCCGCCGGCGCCGGCACCACCCTCGTCGGCAGCCTCGCCGACCGCATCCTCACCGCCCTGGACGCCGACGGCACCGACGTGCACCGCCCGGAGCTGGGCAGCCTCGTCGCCGCCGTCCCCGCCGACCCGCAGGCCCGCAACGAGGCACGGCAGGCGGTGGCCGACGTGGACGACGAGGCCGTCCGCCTGAAGTCGGCCGTGAAGGCCCGCGACGGCTTCTTCACCACCTACTGCGTCAGCCCGTACTCCCGGTACATCGCCCGCTGGTGCGCCCGCCGCGGCCTGACCCCCAACCAGGTCACCACCGCCTCCCTGCTCACCGCGCTCATAGCGGCGGCCTGCGCCGCCACCGGCACCCGCGGCGGCTTCGTCGCGGCCGGCGTCCTGCTGATCGCGTCCTTCGTGCTGGACTGCACCGACGGCCAGCTCGCCCGCTACTCCCTGCAGTACTCCACGCTCGGCGCCTGGCTCGACGCCACCTTCGACCGGGCCAAGGAGTACGCCTACTACGCCGGACTCGCCCTCGGCGCGGCCCGTGGCGGCGACGACGTCTGGGCGCTCGCCCTCGGCGCGATGGTCCTGCAGACCTGCCGGCACGTCGTGGACTTCTCCTTCAACGAGGCCAACCACGACGCCACCGCCAACACCAGCCCCACCGCCGCCCTCTCGGACAAGCTCGACAGCGTCGGCTGGACGGTCTGGGTACGCCGCATGATCGTCCTGCCCATCGGCGAGCGCTGGGCGATGATCGCGGTCCTCACGGCCGCCACGACCCCGCGCATCACCTTCTACGCGCTGCTCATCGGCTGCGCCTTCGCGGCGACGTACACCACGGCCGGCCGCGTCCTGCGCTCCCTGACCCGCAAGGCCCGGCGGACCGACCGGGCCGCCCGGGCACTGGCCGACCTGGCCGACAGCGGGCCGCTGGCAGCCGGGCTGGCCTCGGTACTGCGCAGGCTGCCCGCGAAGGGGCCGCTCGGGGCACGCGCCTTCGTCGCCCTGCCCGGCGCCGCGCTGGTGGTGCTCGCCGCCGCCCTGGAGGGGTACGGCAGCGCCCTGCCCGTCGCGCTGGCCGCGCTGTACGTCCTCACCTCCGCCGCGGCCGTCGCCCTGCCCCTCAAGGGCGCCCTCGACTGGCTCGTCCCCCCGCTCTTCCGCGCCGCCGAATACGTCACCGTCCTGGTCCTCGCAGCCAAGGCGGACGTGAACGGCGCCCTTCCTGCGGCTTTCGGGCTGGTGGCCGCGGTCGCCTACCATCACTACGACACGGTGTACCGCATCCGCGGCAACGCCGGCGCGCCCCCCGCCTGGCTGGTGCGTTCCCTCGGGGGGCACGAGGGACGGACGCTGCTCGTCACCGTCCTCGCCGCGCTGCTCACCGCCTCGCAGTTCACGGTCGCGCTCACGGCTCTCGCCGTGGCCGTGGCCCTGGTGGTGCTCGTCGAGAGCATCCGCTTCTGGGTGTCCGCAGGGGCGCCCGCCGTACACGATGAAGGAGAACCCGCATGA
- a CDS encoding phosphocholine cytidylyltransferase family protein gives MIGLVLAAGAGRRLRPYTDSLPKALVPVGPAGIEGEPTVLDLTLANFAEVGLTEAAIIVGYRKEAVYARKDALEQKYGLKLTLIDNDKAEEWNNAYSLWCGRDALKDGVILANGDTVHPVSVEKTLLAARGEGRRIILALDTVKDLADEEMKVVVDPARGMTKITKLMDPAEATGEYIGVTLIEGDAAPELADALKTVWETDPQQFYEHGYQELVNRGFRIDVAPIGDVKWVEIDNHDDLARGREIACQY, from the coding sequence ATGATCGGCCTCGTGCTGGCGGCCGGCGCCGGACGGCGTCTGCGCCCCTACACCGACAGCCTTCCCAAGGCGCTGGTGCCGGTGGGGCCCGCGGGCATAGAGGGCGAACCAACGGTTCTCGACCTGACCCTCGCCAACTTCGCCGAGGTCGGCCTCACGGAAGCCGCGATCATCGTCGGGTACCGCAAGGAGGCCGTCTACGCGCGCAAGGACGCGCTGGAGCAGAAGTACGGCCTCAAGCTCACCCTCATCGACAACGACAAGGCCGAGGAGTGGAACAACGCCTACTCCCTGTGGTGCGGGCGTGACGCCCTCAAGGACGGCGTGATCCTCGCGAACGGCGACACCGTCCACCCGGTCTCCGTCGAGAAGACGCTGCTCGCCGCGCGCGGCGAGGGCCGTCGCATCATCCTCGCCCTGGACACGGTCAAGGACCTGGCCGACGAGGAGATGAAGGTCGTCGTCGACCCCGCCCGGGGCATGACGAAGATCACCAAGCTGATGGACCCCGCTGAGGCCACCGGCGAGTACATCGGCGTCACCCTCATCGAGGGCGACGCGGCCCCCGAACTGGCCGACGCGCTCAAGACCGTGTGGGAGACCGACCCGCAGCAGTTCTACGAGCACGGCTACCAGGAGCTGGTGAACCGCGGCTTCCGGATCGACGTGGCGCCGATCGGCGACGTCAAGTGGGTGGAGATCGACAACCACGACGATCTCGCCCGTGGACGGGAGATCGCATGCCAGTACTGA
- a CDS encoding iron-containing alcohol dehydrogenase family protein has product MPVLTRLIPSPLVVDIRPGALDDLACVLADERISHSGRLAVAVSGGSGAKLRERISPSMPGATWYEVGGGTLDDAVRLASDIKAGHYDAVVGLGGGKIIDCAKFAAARVGLPLVAVPTNLAHDGLCSPVATLDNDAGRGSYGVPNPIAVVIDLDVIREAPVRFVRAGIGDAVSNISAIADWELANRVKGERIDGLAAAMARQAGEAVLRHPGGIGDNDFLQVLAEALVLSGIAMSVSGDSRPSSGACHEINHAFDLLYPKRAAAHGEQCGLGAAFAMWLRGAHEESAYMAEVLRRHGLPVLPDEIGFTTDEFVKAVEFAPETRPGRYTILEHLDLNTEQIKDTYTDYVKAIGS; this is encoded by the coding sequence ATGCCAGTACTGACCCGGCTCATCCCCTCGCCGCTCGTCGTGGACATCCGCCCGGGTGCCCTCGACGACCTGGCGTGCGTCCTCGCCGACGAACGCATCTCGCACTCCGGCCGCCTCGCCGTCGCCGTCAGCGGCGGCTCCGGCGCGAAGCTGCGCGAGCGCATCTCGCCGAGCATGCCCGGCGCCACCTGGTACGAGGTCGGCGGCGGCACCCTCGACGACGCTGTCCGGCTGGCCAGTGACATAAAGGCCGGCCACTACGACGCGGTCGTCGGCCTCGGCGGCGGCAAGATCATCGACTGCGCCAAGTTCGCCGCGGCGCGCGTCGGCCTGCCCCTGGTCGCCGTGCCCACGAACCTCGCGCACGACGGCCTGTGCTCGCCGGTCGCCACCCTCGACAACGACGCGGGCCGCGGCTCCTACGGCGTGCCGAACCCGATCGCGGTCGTCATCGACCTGGACGTCATCCGCGAGGCCCCGGTCCGCTTCGTCCGCGCCGGCATCGGTGACGCCGTCTCCAACATCTCGGCGATCGCCGACTGGGAGCTGGCCAACCGGGTCAAGGGCGAGCGGATCGACGGCCTGGCCGCGGCCATGGCCCGCCAGGCCGGGGAGGCCGTCCTGCGGCACCCGGGCGGCATCGGGGACAACGACTTCCTCCAGGTGCTCGCCGAGGCGCTCGTCCTCAGCGGCATCGCCATGTCGGTCTCGGGCGACTCGCGGCCGTCCTCCGGGGCGTGCCACGAGATCAACCACGCCTTCGACCTGCTCTACCCGAAGCGGGCCGCCGCCCACGGCGAGCAGTGCGGTCTCGGCGCGGCCTTCGCGATGTGGCTGCGCGGGGCGCACGAGGAGTCGGCGTACATGGCGGAAGTCCTGCGCCGGCACGGTCTGCCCGTGCTGCCGGACGAGATCGGCTTCACCACGGACGAGTTCGTCAAGGCCGTCGAGTTCGCCCCCGAGACCCGGCCCGGCCGCTACACCATCCTCGAACACCTCGACCTGAACACCGAACAGATCAAGGACACCTACACCGACTATGTCAAGGCCATCGGTAGCTGA
- a CDS encoding CDP-alcohol phosphatidyltransferase family protein, producing the protein MSRPSVAELRPVVHPAGVKDRRSGEHWMGRLYMREVSLRVDRYLVNTRVTPNQLTYLMTVFGVLAAPALLVPGIPGAVLGVVCVQMYLLLDCVDGEIARWKKQYSLNGVYLDRVGAYLTDAAVLTGFGLRAADLWGSGRIDWLWAFLGTLAALGAILIKAETDLVGVARHQAGKPPVKEAAAEMRSSGMALARKAAAALKFHRLILGIEASLLILVLAIVDHVRGDLFFSRLGVAVLAGIALVQTLLHLVSILASSRLK; encoded by the coding sequence ATGTCAAGGCCATCGGTAGCTGAACTACGCCCCGTCGTTCACCCCGCAGGGGTGAAGGACCGGCGCAGCGGTGAGCACTGGATGGGACGCCTCTACATGCGCGAGGTGTCCCTGCGGGTCGACCGCTACCTGGTCAACACCAGGGTCACGCCCAACCAGCTCACGTACCTGATGACCGTCTTCGGTGTGCTCGCGGCCCCGGCACTGCTCGTGCCGGGGATCCCGGGCGCCGTGCTCGGCGTGGTGTGCGTCCAGATGTACCTGCTGCTGGACTGCGTCGACGGCGAGATCGCCCGCTGGAAGAAGCAGTACTCGCTCAACGGCGTCTACCTGGACCGCGTCGGCGCCTACCTCACCGACGCCGCCGTGCTCACCGGCTTCGGCCTGCGCGCCGCCGACCTGTGGGGCAGCGGCCGCATCGACTGGCTGTGGGCCTTCCTCGGCACCCTGGCCGCCCTCGGCGCCATCCTCATCAAGGCCGAGACCGACCTCGTCGGCGTCGCCCGCCACCAGGCCGGCAAGCCGCCGGTCAAGGAGGCCGCCGCCGAGATGCGCTCCTCCGGCATGGCGCTGGCCCGCAAGGCCGCCGCCGCCCTGAAGTTCCACCGCCTCATCCTCGGCATCGAGGCGTCCCTGCTGATCCTGGTCCTGGCGATCGTCGACCACGTCCGCGGCGACCTGTTCTTCTCCCGGCTCGGCGTGGCCGTGCTGGCCGGCATCGCCCTGGTGCAGACGCTGCTGCACCTGGTCTCCATCCTCGCTTCGAGCAGGCTGAAGTGA
- a CDS encoding glycosyltransferase, producing MKVGAVIITMGNRPDELRALLDSVAKQDGDPVEVVVVGNGSPVPDVPEGVRTIELPENLGIPGGRNVGIEAFGPAGRDVDILLFLDDDGLLASHDTAELCREAFEADPKLGIISFRIADPDTGVTQRRHVPRLRAADPMRSSRVTTFLGGANAVRTRVFADVGGLPDAFFYAHEETDLAWRALDAGWMIDYRSDMVLYHPTTAPSRHAVYHRMVARNRVWLARRNLPAPLVPVYLGVWLLLTLLRRPSRRALRAWFGGFREGWTTPCGPRRPMKWRTVWRLTRLGRPPVI from the coding sequence ATGAAGGTCGGCGCCGTCATCATCACCATGGGCAACCGCCCCGACGAGCTGCGCGCCCTCCTCGACTCGGTCGCCAAGCAGGACGGCGACCCGGTCGAGGTGGTCGTCGTCGGCAACGGCTCGCCCGTCCCGGACGTCCCCGAGGGCGTCCGCACGATCGAACTGCCCGAGAACCTCGGCATCCCCGGCGGCCGCAACGTCGGCATCGAGGCCTTCGGCCCGGCCGGCCGGGACGTCGACATCCTGCTCTTCCTCGACGACGACGGGCTCCTCGCGAGCCACGACACCGCCGAACTGTGCCGCGAGGCGTTCGAGGCCGACCCGAAGCTCGGCATCATCAGCTTCCGCATAGCCGACCCGGACACCGGCGTCACCCAGCGCCGCCACGTCCCCCGGCTGCGCGCCGCGGACCCGATGCGCTCCTCCCGGGTCACCACCTTCCTGGGCGGCGCCAACGCCGTCCGCACCCGCGTCTTCGCCGACGTCGGCGGCCTGCCCGACGCGTTCTTCTACGCCCATGAGGAGACCGACCTCGCCTGGCGGGCCCTCGACGCCGGCTGGATGATCGACTACCGGTCGGACATGGTGCTCTACCACCCGACGACCGCCCCCTCGCGGCACGCGGTCTACCACCGCATGGTCGCCCGCAACCGCGTCTGGCTGGCCCGCCGCAACCTCCCCGCGCCCCTCGTCCCCGTCTACCTCGGCGTGTGGCTGCTGCTCACCCTTCTGCGCCGCCCCTCCCGCCGCGCCCTGCGCGCCTGGTTCGGCGGCTTCCGCGAGGGCTGGACCACCCCGTGCGGACCCCGCCGGCCCATGAAGTGGCGTACGGTGTGGCGGCTGACCCGGCTGGGCCGGCCCCCGGTGATCTGA